In a single window of the Zea mays cultivar B73 chromosome 5, Zm-B73-REFERENCE-NAM-5.0, whole genome shotgun sequence genome:
- the LOC103626597 gene encoding uncharacterized protein, translating into MLEKTLVDLLHEHNTPEYKGNNGWTPDAWNKIAKEFQERERYAGFSKVQIQEKEKELKRDYRMLKDARKQSGVSWDEKRCMIQADPPIWDNIIKSFPRAKKFRNKSFPLFEALGELHDGNTAEGTYNFTSTQPNGPDLTQIGFGDVPINVEDREDVGDPLADHRQNEVEDRVYEVEGVDVNADRHDERSKRTSAISRNEEGKEPKRPKKSSNIEVLMERYLDIRSKQAEDEATQLAREREARGGDDFSIKNCIAVLNTLEVTKEEKVKAYKVFKDPDNRQIFLSACNDDREAALMWLRDEMA; encoded by the exons ATgttagagaagacccttgttgacttgTTGCATGAACACAATACACCTGAATATAAGGGTAACAATGGTTGGACACCCGATGCATGGAACAAGATTGCCAAGGAATTTCAAGAGAGGGAAAGATATGCAGGTTTCTCAAAAGTTCAAAtccaagaaaaggaaaaggagttAAAGAGAGATTACAGGATGTTGAAAGATGCGAGGAAACAGagcggagtttcttgggatgagAAAAGGTGTATGATTCAAGCTGATCCACCGATATGGGACAACATAATCAAA TCATTTCCAAGGGCTAAAAAATTCCGCAACAAATCTTTTCCTCTGTTTGAAGCTTTGGGAGAGCTACATGATG GTAATACTGCTGAAGGGACCTACAACTTCACTTCTACTCAACCAAATGGTCCAGATCTCACACAAATTGGGTTTGGAGATGTTCCTATCAATGTAGAAGACCGTGAAGATGTGGGAGACCCTTTGGCAGATCACAGACAAAATGAAGTAGAAGACAGAGTGTATGAAGTTGAAGGAGTTGATGTAAATGCTGATAGGCATGATGAAAGGTCAAAAAGGACTTCTGCTATTTCAAGGAATGAAGAAGGAAAAGAACCAAAGAGGCCGAAGAAGAGTTCCAACATAGAAGTATTGATGGAGAGGTACCTAGACATTAGAAGCAAACAAGCTGAAGATGAAGCGACACAATTGGCAAGAGAAAGGGAGGCAAGAGGAGGTGATGATTTCTCAATTAAGAATTGCATAGCAGTTCTAAATACATTGGAAGTCACAAAAGAGGAGAAGGTCAAAGCATATAAGGTGTTCAAGGATCCTGACAATCGACAGATATTCTTGAGTGCATGCAATGATGATAGAGAGGCTGCATTGATGTGGTTGAGGGATGAGATGGCTTAG